In uncultured Bacteroides sp., the following proteins share a genomic window:
- a CDS encoding DUF4292 domain-containing protein gives MRNSVLMCRCKHVAAFGFSFIFLAIIMSGCKSGQSISKSALPVVTENLDYLGSVANNTPVVTNFSSKMKLTVNSNGKDISVNGTFRMKKNEVIQLSIVPFLGIEAGRVEFTPTKVLIIDRINKQYVEEPISELSAMANTDMDFYTLQALFTNALFLPGNKELNNKLLSQFTVHSSADNKTMEIKKKAKDFVYSFSATPNTGQLLESSISTLAAPYQLNWKYTEFQPFGSKSFPSRMDISFEGGKKPFSAEIDLSKLTENGDWESPTNVSAKYKKMDFNELLKVLLGL, from the coding sequence ATGAGAAATAGTGTTTTGATGTGTCGCTGCAAACATGTGGCAGCATTTGGATTCAGCTTTATTTTTTTAGCTATAATAATGTCCGGCTGTAAGTCGGGACAGAGTATAAGCAAATCTGCCCTTCCGGTGGTTACAGAGAACCTCGACTATCTGGGAAGTGTGGCTAATAATACTCCTGTGGTAACTAATTTTTCTTCAAAGATGAAGTTGACGGTCAATTCCAATGGGAAAGATATCTCTGTCAATGGCACATTCCGTATGAAGAAAAATGAAGTAATTCAGTTGTCTATTGTTCCTTTTCTGGGTATTGAAGCCGGAAGAGTAGAGTTTACCCCCACAAAGGTGCTGATTATAGATCGAATCAATAAACAATATGTAGAAGAACCAATTTCCGAACTGTCTGCAATGGCAAATACGGATATGGATTTTTACACCCTGCAGGCTCTTTTCACCAATGCGCTCTTTTTGCCGGGCAATAAGGAGCTGAACAACAAATTGCTGTCTCAGTTCACAGTTCATTCCAGTGCCGACAATAAAACGATGGAAATAAAGAAAAAAGCGAAAGACTTTGTTTATAGTTTTTCTGCCACTCCAAATACGGGACAGCTTTTGGAAAGCTCCATTTCAACGCTGGCAGCCCCTTATCAGCTAAACTGGAAATATACCGAATTCCAGCCATTTGGCTCAAAAAGCTTTCCATCCAGAATGGATATCTCTTTCGAAGGAGGAAAGAAACCATTTTCTGCAGAGATAGACCTTTCCAAACTAACCGAGAATGGAGATTGGGAATCTCCCACAAATGTCTCGGCAAAATATAAAAAGATGGATTTTAACGAACTATTAAAAGTGCTATTAGGATTATGA